A single region of the Ascaphus truei isolate aAscTru1 chromosome 6, aAscTru1.hap1, whole genome shotgun sequence genome encodes:
- the LOC142497311 gene encoding UDP-GlcNAc:betaGal beta-1,3-N-acetylglucosaminyltransferase 7-like yields the protein MECMFRRKRVLKTCLSVSLFFATLVTIQKLKLVEEGAKGNLAFNSRSNHEWLQSENSSNKRSIQGTSHHNPGMDNTEGGRIPSVMNLLPSRWDINESRCPENSGLRKQPWFKHVDSRFHEFILHKHCRYFPLLLNHPEKCHGDIHLLIVVKSIIEQHDRREAVRRTWGREQEVDGKKIKTLFLLGTTSPGKDHRNLQRLIEQEDQIYGDILQWDFMDTFFNLTLKEVNFLKWFHIYCPKVEFIFKGDDDIFVNTENIMSFLDFKKEDPQLSSLFVGDIISRAAPIRNRQSKYFIPKELYDKPYPVYAGGGGFLMASPLARKLFSASEKIQLFPIDDVFLGMCLRTVGVQPKLHPGFRTFGISKRRSSAMNRDPCFYKSLLVVHKLSSEDLLKMWDVVHGEKIICGKIVHI from the coding sequence ATGGAATGCATGTTCAGGAGGAAAAGGGTTTTGAAAACTTGTTTAAGTGTGTCCTTATTCTTTGCCACATTGGTGACTATACAGAAACTTAAACTGGTGGAAGAAGGTGCGAAGGGCAATCTAGCATTTAATTCAAGGAGCAATCATGAGTGGCTACAGTCAGAGAATAGCTCGAATAAGAGAAGTATTCAGGGGACCAGCCACCACAATCCGGGAATGGACAACACTGAGGGAGGCAGAATTCCCAGTGTAATGAACCTGTTACCCTCCAGGTGGGACATTAATGAGAGCAGATGTCCTGAAAACAGTGGCCTAAGGAAACAACCCTGGTTCAAACACGTGGATTCAAGGTTCCATGAGTTTATCCTACACAAGCACTGCAGGTACTTTCCATTGCTGCTAAATCACCCTGAGAAGTGTCATGGAGATATCCACCTGCTTATAGTGGTAAAGTCCATCATTGAGCAACACGACAGGAGAGAGGCTGTAAGACGGACCTGGGGCAGAGAACAAGAGGTGGATGGGAAGAAAATCAAGACCTTGTTTCTTCTGGGAACTACATCACCGGGGAAAGATCATAGAAACCTTCAGAGGCTTATTGAGCAGGAAGACCAGATATATGGGGACATTCTTCAATGGGATTTCATGGACACCTTTTTTAATCTGACACTGAAAGAAGTCAATTTTCTAAAATGGTTTCACATATACTGCCCCAAAGTggaatttatttttaaaggagATGATGACATTTTCGTTAACACTGAGAATATAATGAGTTTCCTAGACTTCAAAAAGGAGGACCCACAGCTGTCAAGTTTGTTTGTGGGGGACATTATTTCTAGAGCAGCTCCTATTAGAAACAGGCAAAGCAAATACTTTATTCCCAAAGAGCTATACGATAAACCATATCCTGTTTATGCTGGAGGGGGAGGCTTTCTGATGGCCTCCCCTCTGGCTAGAAAACTGTTTTCAGCTTCTGAGAAGATCCAGCTATTTCCCATTGATGATGTTTTCTTGGGGATGTGTCTGAGAACTGTGGGTGTACAACCCAAGCTGCACCCAGGCTTCAGGACATTTGGGATAAGCAAAAGAAGATCTAGTGCAATGAATAGAGACCCCTGTTTCTACAAGAGCTTGTTGGTAGTCCACAAACTGAGCTCAGAAGACCTACTTAAAATGTGGGATGTTGTCCATGGTGAAAAGATTATCTGTGGTAAAATAGTTCATATTTAA